In the genome of Pseudomonas sp. HS6, one region contains:
- the gloA gene encoding lactoylglutathione lyase, with amino-acid sequence MSLQELNTFPGVTATPDSATRNFVFNHTMLRVKDITKSLDFYTRVLGFSLVEKRDFPEAEFSLYFLALVDKSQIPADAAARTEWMKSIPGILELTHNHGTENDADFAYHNGNTDPRGFGHICISVPDIVAACARFEELGCDFQKRLTDGRMKSLAFIKDPDGYWVEIIQPAPL; translated from the coding sequence ATGAGCCTGCAAGAACTGAACACTTTTCCTGGCGTGACCGCCACCCCGGACAGCGCAACCCGCAATTTTGTCTTCAACCACACCATGCTGCGCGTAAAAGACATCACTAAGTCGCTGGATTTCTACACCCGCGTACTGGGTTTCTCGCTGGTGGAAAAACGTGATTTCCCGGAAGCGGAATTCAGCCTGTACTTCCTCGCCCTGGTCGACAAATCGCAGATCCCGGCCGACGCCGCTGCCCGCACCGAGTGGATGAAGTCGATTCCCGGCATCCTGGAACTGACCCACAACCACGGCACCGAAAACGACGCGGACTTCGCCTACCACAATGGCAACACCGACCCGCGCGGCTTCGGCCACATCTGCATCTCGGTCCCGGACATCGTCGCCGCCTGCGCACGTTTCGAAGAACTGGGCTGCGATTTCCAAAAGCGCCTGACCGATGGCCGCATGAAAAGCCTGGCGTTCATCAAGGACCCGGATGGCTACTGGGTTGAAATCATTCAGCCGGCGCCGCTGTAA
- a CDS encoding DUF4946 domain-containing protein, producing MIRPFKSLFVFFGLSLIAAAACAEAPSITWPAGWQVEALPETAPEVSRQRAVKTDADGNQVMVMELTMTHVETGHQVNLQGVLLEMRKSVQKDFFQGGYQSVCNKVHASTLGSLAALETTCTVTENGRHVLSQTLVAAVETDKAYVLSYAGQAEVYKASTDEIVAARNSLKF from the coding sequence ATGATCCGACCGTTCAAATCGCTGTTCGTTTTCTTTGGCTTGTCCCTCATCGCGGCAGCGGCCTGCGCTGAGGCGCCGAGCATTACCTGGCCCGCAGGCTGGCAAGTCGAAGCGCTGCCCGAAACCGCGCCGGAAGTTTCCCGTCAGCGGGCGGTGAAGACTGATGCCGATGGTAATCAGGTGATGGTGATGGAATTGACGATGACGCATGTGGAAACAGGTCATCAGGTCAATTTGCAAGGCGTGTTGCTGGAGATGCGCAAATCGGTACAGAAGGACTTTTTCCAGGGCGGCTATCAGAGTGTCTGCAACAAGGTTCATGCAAGCACGCTCGGTTCACTGGCGGCCCTTGAGACCACTTGTACCGTCACCGAAAACGGTCGTCATGTGCTGTCACAAACATTGGTTGCCGCAGTAGAGACAGACAAAGCCTATGTACTTTCCTATGCCGGGCAAGCCGAGGTTTACAAGGCCAGTACGGATGAAATAGTCGCGGCGAGAAACAGCTTGAAATTTTAG
- a CDS encoding histone-like nucleoid-structuring protein, MvaT/MvaU family, which yields MSRLAEFRAAEKALQEQLKQLESLKNDAGLKKEIEFEEKLQGLMKTYGKGLKDIIAILDPNPAKSGLQQASAPKTRRARVVKVYQNPHTGELIETKGGNHRGLKAWKEQYGAATVDSWLRG from the coding sequence TTGTCCAGACTCGCTGAATTTCGTGCAGCTGAAAAGGCCCTTCAGGAACAGCTCAAGCAGCTGGAGTCGCTGAAGAACGATGCCGGGCTCAAGAAAGAAATCGAATTCGAAGAAAAGCTCCAGGGGCTGATGAAAACCTACGGCAAGGGCCTGAAAGACATCATCGCCATCCTTGATCCGAACCCGGCAAAATCCGGCCTGCAACAGGCCTCGGCACCCAAGACCCGCCGCGCTCGCGTGGTCAAGGTCTATCAGAACCCGCACACCGGTGAGCTGATCGAGACCAAGGGCGGCAACCATCGCGGGCTGAAAGCCTGGAAGGAACAATACGGTGCAGCCACCGTTGATTCCTGGTTGCGCGGTTAA
- a CDS encoding EAL domain-containing protein — MPLTARPRRKRSTRIIVTLLCGALPIIIGSIILHMQAERTLQQSSRETANEALRQFDLMLDNTAQAARDLLPLAGQTCENVKLALREQVTRRPFVRSTNLVWDDNLYCSSLFGDFKEAVNPGDYTQGKLWLMNGNPVTPDTALLVYRLSDGRGGALTTLDGYHLSNILRLIGRQTLLMLQVGNAWLSADGKVHQGALPELPVAQSTLNSSHYAFTVTAGFPEDETWRYMSDEYPPLFSLLMFFGAVSGAIGYIVQKRSTSPSHEMLRALEAGEFIPYFQPVVYGDSKRWSGTEVLMRWKHPKEGLVRPDLFIPFAEHSGLIVPMTRSLMQQTAVVLGPLSSSFEAPFHIGINITASHCHDLELLEDCREFLAAFVPGSISLVLELTERELIEPTDITHQLFAQLRAMGVKIAIDDFGTGHSSLGYLRTFNVDFLKIDQTFVAMIDKDALSRHILDSIIELSAKLELGTVAEGVETQAQADYLSAHHVNFLQGYLFGKPMSAADFIDALTHH, encoded by the coding sequence ATGCCGCTGACCGCCAGGCCCCGCCGCAAACGTAGCACCCGAATCATCGTGACACTGCTTTGTGGCGCGCTTCCGATCATCATCGGCAGCATCATTCTTCATATGCAGGCCGAACGCACGCTCCAGCAGAGCTCCCGGGAAACCGCCAACGAAGCCTTGCGCCAGTTCGACCTGATGCTCGACAACACCGCTCAGGCCGCGCGCGATTTGCTGCCCCTCGCAGGCCAGACGTGCGAGAACGTCAAACTGGCCTTGCGCGAGCAGGTGACCCGCCGCCCGTTCGTTCGCTCGACCAACCTGGTGTGGGACGACAACCTCTATTGCAGCTCGCTGTTCGGCGACTTCAAGGAAGCGGTCAATCCCGGCGATTACACCCAGGGCAAGCTGTGGCTCATGAACGGCAACCCTGTCACGCCCGACACCGCACTGCTGGTGTATCGGCTGAGCGACGGCCGAGGTGGCGCACTGACCACGCTGGACGGTTATCACTTGAGCAATATCCTGCGCCTGATCGGCCGGCAAACATTGCTGATGTTGCAAGTCGGCAACGCCTGGCTCTCTGCCGATGGCAAAGTGCATCAAGGCGCGCTGCCGGAGTTGCCGGTTGCGCAAAGTACCTTGAACTCATCGCACTATGCATTCACGGTAACGGCCGGTTTCCCTGAAGACGAAACTTGGCGTTACATGAGTGACGAATACCCCCCGCTCTTCAGCCTGCTGATGTTTTTTGGCGCGGTGTCCGGCGCAATCGGCTATATCGTGCAGAAACGCTCGACTTCGCCAAGTCACGAAATGCTTCGCGCCCTGGAGGCGGGGGAATTCATTCCTTATTTTCAGCCCGTGGTTTACGGCGACAGCAAGCGGTGGTCAGGCACCGAAGTGCTCATGCGCTGGAAGCATCCCAAGGAAGGTCTGGTGCGTCCGGACCTGTTCATACCGTTTGCAGAACACTCAGGGCTGATCGTGCCCATGACCCGTTCATTGATGCAACAGACCGCCGTCGTTCTTGGACCGCTGTCGTCTTCGTTTGAGGCCCCCTTCCACATCGGCATCAACATAACGGCCAGTCACTGTCACGATCTCGAGCTGCTGGAAGATTGCCGTGAATTCCTGGCGGCGTTCGTCCCCGGCAGCATCAGCCTGGTGCTGGAATTGACCGAGCGAGAGCTGATCGAGCCCACTGACATCACCCATCAACTGTTCGCGCAACTGCGCGCCATGGGGGTGAAGATTGCCATCGACGACTTCGGCACCGGTCATTCGAGCCTGGGCTACTTGAGAACATTCAATGTCGACTTCCTCAAGATTGACCAGACGTTCGTGGCCATGATTGATAAAGATGCTCTGTCCCGGCACATTCTGGACAGTATCATCGAGCTGTCCGCCAAACTGGAGTTGGGCACTGTGGCCGAAGGCGTGGAAACACAGGCCCAGGCTGATTACCTGTCCGCGCACCACGTCAACTTTCTGCAAGGCTACCTGTTTGGCAAACCCATGTCGGCCGCAGACTTCATCGACGCATTAACTCACCATTAA
- a CDS encoding LysR family transcriptional regulator, whose product MTLTQLEIFSLVAELRGFTLAAHRLGISQSAVSHALKSLEQELGVELLRRHQSQVELSDIGEQLLLRARAMLGLANTLRQEAADARGMKRGTLRIGSFGPTSSIRLLPNILQHYRQAHPGIEVHIDEGPDRQVVQWLEERRIDIGFVVLPEDRFDTFALVEDQMVALLPLDHPLATHETLTLKDLCADPFVLTEAGSSELVSRLFNTAKLSPNIRYRCSQLLSTLDTVGRGDAITVVAEGSLPVEADPRYVKRPLSPIVQRQVGLAVLDQRQASPATLAFIQLATRLDYR is encoded by the coding sequence ATGACCCTGACCCAACTCGAGATCTTTTCGCTGGTGGCCGAGCTACGCGGCTTCACCCTCGCCGCTCATCGCCTGGGGATTTCACAGTCGGCGGTGTCCCACGCCTTGAAGTCTCTGGAGCAGGAACTCGGCGTCGAACTGCTGCGTCGGCATCAATCGCAAGTGGAGCTCAGCGACATTGGCGAGCAGTTGCTGTTGCGTGCGCGGGCCATGCTCGGACTGGCCAACACATTGCGCCAGGAAGCCGCCGATGCACGCGGCATGAAGCGCGGCACGTTGCGTATCGGTTCGTTCGGGCCGACGTCTTCGATCAGGTTGCTGCCGAATATTCTTCAGCATTACCGCCAGGCGCATCCGGGCATCGAAGTTCACATCGACGAAGGACCGGATCGGCAAGTGGTCCAGTGGCTTGAGGAGCGGCGGATCGATATCGGTTTCGTGGTTCTGCCCGAAGATCGATTCGATACGTTTGCCTTGGTTGAGGATCAGATGGTTGCCCTGCTTCCTCTCGATCACCCATTGGCAACACACGAGACACTGACCCTGAAAGACCTGTGCGCCGACCCGTTCGTGCTGACTGAGGCCGGGTCTTCGGAACTGGTGTCGCGATTGTTCAACACGGCAAAATTGAGCCCGAACATTCGCTACCGCTGTTCGCAGTTGTTGAGCACCCTCGACACCGTGGGCCGGGGCGATGCCATTACGGTCGTGGCCGAAGGTTCTCTGCCGGTTGAGGCGGATCCGCGCTACGTGAAGAGACCGCTGTCACCCATTGTGCAACGCCAAGTCGGTCTGGCCGTGCTTGACCAACGTCAGGCTTCACCCGCCACCCTGGCCTTTATCCAGTTGGCGACACGGCTGGATTATCGATGA
- a CDS encoding DMT family transporter, whose amino-acid sequence MNSHESIRPVASDMSVYLNLAMVSMIWGGTWVAGRFLAGSLSPIFAASLRFLLASVALLGFLWLARIPFVRPTVRQWLQLALLGFFGIFFYNLCFFYGLQYINASRASLIVALNPAVIGLASWLLFKERLSRLKVIGILVCIGGAGVVIVSRNPQLLAATPDAWIGDLLILGCVLSWGVYSIFSRRLNQSIGPLQTVTFSILLGTLMLWALAAVRGEVSGAAVASLGMTQWLSLIYLGVLGSALAYIGYYDGIRKIGATRSGVFIALNPLTAVLAGAVLLGEQLTAPMCLGGVLILAGIWLCNKPLAPGRKKRIL is encoded by the coding sequence ATGAACAGTCATGAATCCATTCGTCCGGTCGCCTCGGACATGTCGGTCTATCTGAACCTGGCCATGGTCAGCATGATCTGGGGCGGAACCTGGGTCGCGGGGCGCTTTCTGGCCGGCAGCCTGAGTCCGATCTTCGCTGCCAGTCTTCGGTTCTTGTTGGCCAGCGTCGCACTGCTTGGATTTTTGTGGCTGGCGCGGATTCCCTTCGTGCGGCCGACTGTAAGGCAATGGCTGCAACTGGCATTGCTGGGGTTCTTCGGGATTTTCTTTTACAACCTGTGCTTCTTTTACGGCTTGCAATACATCAATGCATCGCGGGCCTCGTTGATTGTTGCGTTGAATCCGGCGGTGATCGGCCTGGCGTCCTGGCTGCTGTTCAAGGAGCGACTGAGCCGACTGAAAGTCATCGGAATCCTGGTCTGCATCGGAGGCGCGGGCGTGGTGATCGTCAGCCGTAATCCGCAATTGCTCGCCGCTACGCCAGATGCCTGGATCGGCGATCTGCTGATTCTCGGCTGCGTATTGAGCTGGGGTGTTTATTCGATATTTTCCCGCCGCCTCAACCAGAGCATCGGCCCATTGCAGACGGTGACCTTTTCGATCCTGCTCGGCACGCTGATGCTCTGGGCGCTGGCTGCCGTTCGCGGCGAAGTGAGCGGGGCGGCGGTGGCCAGTCTGGGGATGACGCAATGGTTGAGCCTGATCTATCTCGGGGTTTTGGGTTCGGCGCTGGCCTACATCGGTTACTACGATGGCATCCGCAAAATCGGCGCGACCCGCTCCGGTGTGTTCATCGCGCTCAATCCTCTGACGGCCGTGCTGGCCGGCGCCGTCCTGCTGGGCGAGCAACTGACGGCGCCCATGTGTCTGGGCGGCGTGCTGATTCTGGCGGGCATCTGGCTGTGCAACAAACCCCTTGCACCGGGCCGAAAAAAGCGGATTTTATAG
- the hppD gene encoding 4-hydroxyphenylpyruvate dioxygenase, with translation MADLYENPMGLMGFEFIEFASPTPGTLEPIFEIMGFTKVATHRSKNVHLYRQGAINLILNNEPHSVASYFAAEHGPSVCGMAFRVKDSQKAYSRALELGAQPIHIETGPMELNLPAIKGIGGAPLYLIDRFGEGSSIYDIDFVFIEGVDRNPVGAGLKIIDHLTHNVYRGRMAYWAKFYETLFNFREIRYFDIKGEYTGLTSKAMTAPDGMIRIPLNEESSKGAGQIEEFLMQFNGEGIQHVAFLSDNLIDTWDRLKKIGMRFMTAPPETYYEMLEGRLPNHGEPVDQLQARGILLDGSSESGDKRLLLQIFSETLMGPVFFEFIQRKGDDGFGEGNFKALFESIERDQVRRGVLATE, from the coding sequence ATGGCAGATTTATACGAAAACCCAATGGGCCTGATGGGCTTCGAGTTCATCGAGTTCGCATCGCCGACACCTGGCACCCTGGAGCCGATCTTCGAGATCATGGGCTTCACCAAGGTCGCGACCCACCGTTCCAAGAATGTGCACCTGTATCGCCAGGGTGCGATCAACCTGATCCTCAACAATGAACCCCACAGCGTCGCTTCGTACTTCGCGGCCGAACACGGCCCGTCGGTGTGCGGCATGGCGTTCCGGGTCAAGGATTCGCAGAAAGCCTACAGCCGCGCACTGGAACTCGGCGCCCAGCCGATCCACATCGAAACCGGTCCGATGGAGCTGAACCTGCCGGCGATCAAAGGCATTGGCGGCGCGCCGCTGTACCTGATCGACCGTTTCGGCGAAGGCAGCTCGATCTATGACATCGACTTCGTGTTCATCGAAGGCGTTGACCGTAACCCGGTCGGTGCCGGCCTGAAGATCATCGACCACCTGACCCACAACGTATATCGCGGCCGCATGGCCTACTGGGCCAAGTTCTACGAGACGCTGTTCAACTTCCGCGAGATCCGTTACTTCGACATCAAGGGCGAATACACCGGCCTGACCTCGAAAGCAATGACCGCGCCGGACGGCATGATCCGCATCCCGCTCAACGAAGAATCATCGAAGGGCGCCGGGCAGATCGAAGAGTTCCTGATGCAGTTCAACGGCGAAGGCATCCAGCACGTTGCCTTCCTCAGCGATAACCTGATCGACACGTGGGATCGCCTGAAGAAAATCGGCATGCGCTTCATGACTGCGCCGCCGGAAACTTACTACGAAATGCTCGAAGGCCGTTTGCCGAACCACGGCGAGCCGGTTGATCAACTGCAAGCGCGAGGCATTCTGCTGGACGGCTCGTCCGAGTCGGGTGACAAGCGTCTGCTGCTGCAGATCTTCTCGGAAACCCTGATGGGCCCGGTGTTCTTCGAATTCATTCAGCGCAAAGGCGATGATGGTTTCGGTGAAGGCAACTTCAAGGCACTGTTCGAGTCGATCGAGCGTGACCAGGTACGTCGTGGCGTACTCGCCACCGAGTAA
- the rarD gene encoding EamA family transporter RarD, which produces MSKGIALSVTASTLFAVMYYYTSLLTPLSGVEIFGWRMLLTVPCMTVFMLLSGEWRRVLELLRRVPALPKLIGGLIVSAALLGVQLWLFMWAPLNGYSLDVSLGYFLLPLAMVLTGRIAYGESLSYLQKVAVFFASLGVLNELYQVGGFSWATLVVVVGYPLYFVLRKYLKTDNLGGLWVDMTLMLPVAYWFVRGGEQGFGVFDQYPALAWLIPLLGLISASALVVYIIASRLLPFSLFGLLSYVEPVLLLGVALLLGESIKPGEWLTYIPIWLAVVVLVFEGFKHLMRQRRP; this is translated from the coding sequence TTGTCTAAAGGTATCGCTCTATCGGTGACAGCATCGACGCTGTTTGCCGTCATGTATTACTACACCTCGTTGCTTACTCCGTTGAGCGGCGTGGAAATTTTCGGTTGGCGGATGCTGCTGACCGTGCCCTGCATGACCGTGTTCATGTTGCTGTCCGGCGAATGGCGGCGGGTGCTGGAGCTGCTGCGTCGGGTCCCTGCGCTGCCGAAGTTGATCGGTGGCCTGATCGTTTCGGCAGCGTTGCTGGGTGTGCAGTTGTGGCTGTTCATGTGGGCGCCGCTCAACGGCTACAGCCTCGATGTATCGCTGGGCTATTTCCTGTTGCCACTGGCCATGGTGCTGACCGGGCGCATCGCCTACGGCGAAAGCCTGTCGTACCTGCAGAAAGTAGCGGTGTTTTTTGCCAGCCTCGGTGTGTTGAACGAGTTGTATCAGGTCGGCGGGTTTTCCTGGGCGACGCTGGTGGTGGTCGTCGGTTACCCGTTGTATTTCGTGCTGCGTAAATACCTCAAGACCGACAACCTCGGCGGACTGTGGGTCGACATGACCCTGATGCTGCCGGTGGCGTACTGGTTTGTGCGCGGCGGTGAACAGGGTTTTGGCGTGTTCGATCAGTACCCGGCACTGGCGTGGCTGATTCCGCTGCTCGGTCTGATCAGTGCCTCGGCGCTGGTGGTGTACATCATCGCCAGTCGCTTGCTGCCGTTCAGCCTGTTTGGTTTGTTGAGTTACGTTGAGCCGGTGCTGTTGCTCGGTGTGGCGCTGCTGCTGGGCGAGAGCATCAAACCGGGTGAATGGCTGACCTACATCCCGATCTGGCTGGCGGTGGTGGTGCTGGTGTTTGAAGGGTTCAAGCACTTGATGCGCCAGCGGCGCCCGTAA
- a CDS encoding aldo/keto reductase, protein MSYRTLGHSGLQVSTLTLGTMMFGEQTSAEDSLRIIDKAWDQGINFIDTADVYTNGRSEEIVGEAIARHRHEWVLATKVGFGPVDGVPNRSGLSRKHIFNGLEASLARLGTDYLDIYYLHREDHNTPLEVTISAIGDLIRQGKIRYWGLSNYRGWRIAEVIRVADKLGVDRPVISQPLYNIVNRQAETEQITAAQTYGLGVVPYSPLARGVLSGKYAPDVTPDANSRAGRQDKRILETEWRVESLRIAQQIQQYTQERGVGIVEFAIAWVLNNGAVTSAIVGPRTEEQWDAYTKAQAVKITAEDEAFIDSLVTPGHASTPGFNDVSHFVSGRKPRLA, encoded by the coding sequence ATGAGCTATCGCACACTGGGTCACTCGGGGTTGCAGGTGTCCACCCTCACCCTCGGCACGATGATGTTCGGAGAGCAGACCAGCGCGGAAGATTCGCTGCGCATCATCGACAAGGCCTGGGATCAGGGCATCAATTTCATCGACACGGCTGACGTCTACACCAATGGCCGCTCGGAAGAGATCGTCGGCGAGGCCATCGCCCGTCATCGGCATGAATGGGTGCTGGCGACCAAGGTCGGTTTCGGCCCGGTGGACGGCGTACCGAACCGCAGCGGTCTGAGCCGCAAGCACATCTTCAATGGTCTGGAGGCCAGCCTGGCCCGGCTCGGCACCGACTACCTCGACATCTATTACCTGCACCGCGAAGACCACAACACCCCGCTGGAGGTGACAATTTCGGCGATTGGCGACCTGATTCGCCAGGGCAAGATCCGTTATTGGGGCCTGTCGAACTATCGCGGCTGGCGGATTGCCGAGGTGATTCGAGTGGCGGACAAACTGGGCGTCGATCGCCCGGTGATCAGCCAGCCGCTGTACAACATCGTCAACCGTCAAGCCGAAACCGAGCAGATCACCGCGGCCCAGACTTACGGACTCGGCGTGGTGCCTTACAGCCCGCTGGCCCGTGGTGTACTCAGCGGCAAGTACGCACCGGACGTGACCCCGGACGCCAACAGCCGTGCCGGGCGCCAGGACAAGCGCATTCTGGAAACCGAGTGGCGCGTGGAGTCGCTGCGTATTGCCCAGCAGATTCAGCAATACACCCAGGAGCGTGGGGTCGGGATTGTCGAGTTTGCGATTGCCTGGGTGCTGAACAACGGCGCGGTGACCTCGGCGATTGTCGGGCCGCGTACTGAAGAACAGTGGGATGCGTACACCAAGGCGCAGGCGGTGAAGATTACCGCTGAGGATGAGGCGTTTATCGATTCGCTGGTGACGCCGGGGCATGCGTCTACGCCGGGGTTTAATGATGTGAGCCATTTTGTGTCGGGGCGCAAACCGCGCCTGGCTTAA
- a CDS encoding LysR family transcriptional regulator, translated as MSSILDLEIFVRTADSGSISAAARALELTPAAASIALKRLETRLGIRLFARSTRSMRLTEEGRRYLESVRLALATLVEGEQALKQQTEGLSGVLQLAAPSDFGRNVLLPWLDDFKREHPHIQLQLLLNDRHADLFRETVDVALRFGVPSDSTLVALPILPEHRRVACASPAYLERHGTPQNPAELSDHSALLYLRNGRPYNTWRFHRDDETLEVEVGGDYLSDDGEVARRWALAGHGIAYKAWLDVAEDVRAGRLMTLLDDWHGESVPFNLLCPHRVQVSERVKVLQVFLRERCEALRR; from the coding sequence ATGAGCTCGATTCTGGATCTTGAGATCTTCGTCCGCACCGCAGACTCCGGCAGCATCTCCGCCGCCGCCCGGGCGCTGGAGCTGACGCCGGCCGCCGCCAGCATCGCGTTGAAACGCCTGGAAACTCGCCTCGGCATCCGCCTCTTCGCCCGCTCGACCCGCAGCATGCGCCTGACCGAAGAAGGCCGGCGTTATCTGGAAAGCGTGCGTTTGGCGCTGGCCACTCTGGTCGAGGGCGAGCAGGCGCTAAAGCAGCAGACCGAAGGCCTGAGCGGCGTGCTGCAACTGGCGGCACCGTCGGATTTCGGGCGCAACGTGCTGCTGCCGTGGCTGGACGATTTCAAGCGCGAGCACCCGCACATTCAACTGCAATTGCTGCTCAACGATCGGCATGCGGATCTGTTCCGCGAGACAGTGGATGTGGCGCTGCGCTTTGGCGTGCCGAGTGACTCGACGCTGGTGGCGTTGCCGATTCTGCCTGAGCATCGGCGTGTGGCTTGCGCCAGCCCTGCTTATCTGGAGCGCCACGGTACACCGCAAAATCCTGCCGAACTGAGCGATCACAGCGCCCTGCTCTACTTGCGCAACGGTCGGCCTTACAACACCTGGCGATTCCATCGCGACGATGAAACGCTGGAAGTCGAAGTAGGCGGCGACTACCTCAGCGACGACGGCGAAGTCGCCCGCCGCTGGGCACTCGCCGGGCATGGGATTGCCTACAAGGCCTGGCTCGACGTCGCCGAAGACGTGCGCGCCGGGCGGCTGATGACGTTGCTCGATGACTGGCACGGCGAGAGCGTGCCGTTCAATCTGTTGTGCCCGCACCGGGTGCAGGTGTCGGAACGGGTGAAGGTGTTGCAGGTGTTTTTGCGCGAGCGCTGCGAGGCGTTGCGTCGATAA
- a CDS encoding DUF6124 family protein: MIKPTPNPPEADTTSPYETLDSKKFHEAAERALDHYLNPFHPRKPLLKPNTRYLIVPGIENEELLADACETLTSAKTMASDFAGMIDAPQRHVLLGIGQLIMLAELAVNRVLDNLDTAAEARP, encoded by the coding sequence ATGATCAAACCAACACCCAACCCACCCGAAGCCGACACCACCTCGCCCTACGAAACCCTCGACTCCAAGAAATTCCACGAAGCCGCCGAACGCGCCCTCGATCACTACCTCAATCCGTTCCACCCCAGAAAGCCGCTGCTCAAACCCAACACCCGCTACCTCATCGTCCCCGGCATCGAGAATGAAGAACTGCTGGCCGATGCCTGCGAAACCCTGACCTCCGCCAAAACCATGGCCAGCGATTTCGCCGGGATGATCGATGCGCCGCAGCGGCATGTGCTGCTGGGCATCGGGCAGCTGATCATGCTGGCGGAACTGGCGGTAAATCGGGTGCTGGATAATCTGGACACGGCGGCTGAAGCCCGGCCCTGA
- a CDS encoding MFS transporter, translating into MSQSAAAAQTIADDKNAVYKRITLRLIPFIFICYLFNYLDRVNVGFAKLQMLDALKFSETVYGLGAGIFFIGYVLCGVPSNLALTKFGPRRWIAVMMITWGTLSTCLLFVTTPTEFYTLRLFTGAAEAGFFPGVVLYLSQWFPTFRRGRIMALFMSAIPVSGLLGSPFSGWILNHFAAGQGGLAGWQWMFLLQGIPTVILGALAYFLLSDSFANAKWLTPHERSVLEADQAEDLANKPKTTSDSLIAVFKNPAIWAFGLIYFCIQSGVYAINFWLPSIIKNLGFSDNLVIGWLSAIPYLLAAVFMLVVGRSADLRKERRWHLVVPMLMGAVGLLIAVNFAANPAIAILGLTIATMGALTGLPMFWPVPTAMLSAGAAAGGLALINSMGQMAGFLSPYLVGWVKDSTGSTDAALYLLAGVIVGGSLLALRMTRTLRA; encoded by the coding sequence ATGTCACAGAGCGCCGCTGCCGCCCAGACCATCGCTGACGATAAAAATGCCGTCTACAAACGCATCACCCTGCGTTTGATCCCCTTCATCTTCATCTGCTACCTGTTCAACTACCTCGACCGGGTCAACGTTGGATTTGCCAAACTGCAGATGCTCGACGCGCTGAAATTCAGCGAAACCGTGTACGGCCTCGGTGCCGGTATCTTCTTCATCGGTTACGTGCTGTGCGGCGTGCCGAGCAACCTGGCGCTGACCAAGTTCGGCCCACGGCGCTGGATTGCCGTGATGATGATCACTTGGGGCACGCTGTCGACCTGCCTGCTATTCGTCACCACACCAACCGAGTTCTACACCTTGCGCCTGTTCACTGGCGCCGCCGAAGCCGGGTTCTTCCCGGGCGTGGTGCTCTATCTCTCGCAGTGGTTCCCGACCTTCCGCCGTGGCCGGATCATGGCGCTGTTCATGTCGGCGATCCCGGTGTCCGGCCTGCTGGGCAGCCCGTTTTCCGGCTGGATCTTGAATCACTTCGCTGCGGGCCAAGGCGGTTTGGCTGGCTGGCAGTGGATGTTCCTGCTGCAAGGCATTCCGACTGTGATCCTCGGCGCACTCGCCTACTTCCTGCTCAGCGACAGCTTCGCCAACGCCAAATGGCTGACCCCGCATGAGCGCTCGGTGCTGGAAGCCGATCAGGCCGAAGACTTGGCGAACAAACCGAAAACCACCTCCGATTCGCTGATCGCGGTGTTCAAGAACCCGGCGATCTGGGCCTTCGGTCTGATCTACTTCTGCATCCAGAGCGGCGTGTACGCGATCAACTTCTGGCTGCCGTCGATCATCAAGAACCTCGGCTTCAGCGACAACCTGGTGATTGGCTGGCTGAGTGCGATTCCGTACCTGCTGGCGGCGGTGTTCATGCTGGTGGTCGGTCGTTCGGCGGACTTGCGTAAAGAACGCCGCTGGCATCTGGTGGTGCCGATGTTGATGGGCGCTGTCGGCCTGCTGATTGCGGTGAACTTCGCAGCGAATCCGGCGATTGCGATCCTCGGTCTGACCATTGCGACCATGGGTGCGCTGACCGGTCTGCCGATGTTCTGGCCGGTGCCGACGGCCATGCTGAGCGCGGGTGCGGCAGCGGGCGGGTTGGCGTTGATCAACTCCATGGGACAGATGGCCGGGTTCCTGAGCCCTTACCTCGTGGGTTGGGTCAAGGACAGCACCGGGTCGACGGATGCGGCGTTGTATCTGCTGGCGGGTGTGATTGTTGGCGGAAGTCTGCTGGCATTGCGGATGACGCGGACGTTGCGGGCCTGA